The following are from one region of the Verrucomicrobiota bacterium genome:
- a CDS encoding transglutaminaseTgpA domain-containing protein, translated as MLGLLCQGLTWDDYFLPLLYAGLWTAGLLLPRRPIRLGQVLEAMALIMGVGLGYGLGFQTGHSTHFAIGHGLATMQLTRLLRPLERREKLYSLLIALFHLATACTFLFDYRLLAIMAGAVWLIPRALAEMEAGSFQVAGTPCPEGRSDVHPALGYRIYAWVAAGMIVCFLTFPRGLFTGGIRLPVSRSADQNTLLDNVLDPSRSGGQNSRRILFQIQGEQLGYLRCYALTEFDGTLWTPDNGSAWRNIELDDEDIRDVRRYPTRQVRVKKPEFLGRMLPVDGRLVAVRGTFFRRAYLTTHGLLEAQVVWTSPNNSYTYWIGTNLPPESLRDSQAVRFTTLPPQSDRLKKWLNNVVQDIPDPYDQARFLERHLQRTLTYQLGAPELNRLAPTDDFIFNQRTGHCERFASTLAVLLRMQGIPSRVIIGYLPSSRNRLSGWFDIRLRDAHSWTEAWFPDRGWVTLDATPAASLPPPSVWSDWIEELDFAWYTHVVNFDAPMQSALLMSALQGAGYAAIWSRQHWPVWLALLLLPLGWLTWQGMRQRWGCNRQPPSAQRESQRMAEHYYGRLLHHLAQRGFPRLPPQTPLEFLADLRDKKLPNWHLAEQITTSFCATKYGRHVITSTEQATLEAALKQLQDS; from the coding sequence TTGTTGGGCCTGCTCTGCCAGGGGCTGACGTGGGACGATTATTTTCTACCGTTGCTCTACGCCGGGCTTTGGACGGCAGGTTTGTTATTGCCCCGCCGTCCAATCCGACTGGGGCAGGTCCTTGAAGCCATGGCGCTTATCATGGGTGTGGGGCTGGGCTATGGGCTTGGATTTCAGACGGGGCACAGCACTCACTTTGCCATTGGCCACGGTCTGGCCACGATGCAACTCACGCGTTTGTTGCGTCCGCTGGAAAGGCGCGAAAAACTGTATTCGCTGTTGATCGCGCTGTTTCATCTGGCCACCGCCTGCACCTTCCTGTTTGACTATCGCCTTTTGGCCATCATGGCCGGGGCGGTGTGGTTGATCCCGCGCGCGCTGGCGGAAATGGAGGCGGGATCGTTCCAAGTAGCAGGAACACCGTGTCCCGAAGGGAGATCGGATGTCCATCCGGCGCTGGGTTATCGAATCTATGCCTGGGTGGCCGCTGGCATGATCGTGTGTTTCCTGACGTTTCCGCGCGGGCTTTTCACCGGCGGCATCCGCCTGCCGGTTTCGCGGTCCGCTGACCAAAATACCCTGTTGGATAACGTGCTGGATCCATCCCGCAGCGGCGGTCAAAATTCCCGGCGCATTCTGTTCCAGATTCAAGGGGAACAACTCGGTTACCTGCGTTGTTACGCGCTGACCGAGTTCGACGGCACACTCTGGACGCCCGACAATGGTTCGGCTTGGCGCAACATCGAATTGGATGACGAGGACATTCGGGACGTTCGGCGGTACCCCACACGCCAAGTGCGGGTGAAGAAGCCCGAATTCCTCGGACGTATGTTGCCGGTGGATGGCCGTCTCGTGGCGGTGCGCGGAACTTTTTTTCGGCGCGCGTATCTGACGACCCATGGCCTCTTGGAAGCCCAGGTGGTTTGGACCAGCCCCAACAATAGTTACACCTACTGGATCGGCACCAACCTGCCGCCGGAAAGTTTGCGCGACAGCCAAGCCGTCCGGTTCACCACCCTGCCACCGCAATCCGACCGGCTCAAAAAATGGCTAAACAATGTGGTGCAAGACATCCCTGATCCGTATGATCAGGCCCGGTTTCTGGAGCGTCATCTACAGCGAACCCTCACCTATCAATTGGGTGCGCCGGAACTGAACCGCCTGGCACCCACCGATGACTTTATTTTCAACCAACGCACGGGGCATTGCGAACGTTTCGCCTCGACGCTCGCGGTGCTGCTGCGCATGCAGGGTATTCCCAGCCGCGTGATCATTGGTTATCTGCCCAGTTCCCGCAACCGGCTTTCCGGCTGGTTTGATATTCGCCTTCGCGACGCTCACTCCTGGACTGAGGCATGGTTTCCTGATCGGGGCTGGGTCACCTTGGATGCCACTCCCGCCGCCTCACTGCCGCCGCCTTCCGTCTGGAGTGACTGGATTGAGGAACTGGATTTTGCCTGGTACACCCACGTAGTCAACTTTGACGCGCCCATGCAAAGCGCCTTGCTAATGTCTGCCCTACAAGGCGCGGGATACGCGGCCATTTGGAGCCGCCAACATTGGCCGGTGTGGCTGGCTTTGTTGCTGCTGCCGCTGGGCTGGCTGACCTGGCAAGGGATGCGTCAACGTTGGGGATGTAACCGCCAGCCACCCTCGGCACAACGTGAATCCCAACGGATGGCGGAGCATTATTATGGGCGCCTGTTACATCATCTGGCGCAGCGTGGCTTTCCCCGTTTGCCGCCGCAGACACCTTTGGAATTCCTGGCTGATTTGCGCGATAAAAAGCTGCCTAATTGGCACTTGGCGGAGCAAATCACCACCAGTTTTTGCGCTACCAAATATGGCCGCCACGTGATCACTTCCACCGAACAAGCCACCCTCGAAGCCGCGCTAAAACAGCTTCAGGACTCCTGA
- a CDS encoding DUF58 domain-containing protein — translation MFRLTNTGKLLLLILALLYAASITSQSGLLLLLIGIVGTCLLLNTVAAWKSVARIEILPPQLTDLSEGEKLAQPWRISNQSRSTAGLLEAISTAGTLFRVARLQPGETVNVVPALVFQRRGVFRHENLGVTSSHPFGLIKIKRGISVPGEVVVYPALYPVTAPAAAGYDAMVGGKHQGRRRTASGAQFAGVRPMQPGDPLKQIHWKSSAKGCGLMVKTFDEELSGRVAIVLDGGHSGDGKVMDDCVRAAGSLMFAALDEGQHVEWVDLARMEPVLVPPFDDGHDLLDALARLEMKPGGATEARLLEAVEGVSRKSALCLLATASHVALWQVAEELARRGRRVSVYLPAGVLPPATSQSVTVFAYTHNEIMPGITS, via the coding sequence ATGTTTCGCCTGACCAACACGGGCAAGTTACTGTTGCTGATTCTGGCGCTGCTGTACGCGGCGTCCATTACTTCGCAATCCGGTCTCTTGCTGCTGCTTATCGGCATTGTGGGAACCTGCCTGCTGCTCAACACGGTGGCGGCGTGGAAGAGTGTCGCCCGCATAGAAATTCTTCCCCCACAGTTGACCGATTTAAGCGAGGGAGAAAAATTGGCGCAACCCTGGCGCATCAGCAATCAAAGTCGCTCGACCGCCGGATTGCTGGAGGCGATTTCCACGGCGGGCACCTTGTTTCGCGTGGCGCGTCTGCAGCCTGGTGAAACCGTCAATGTGGTTCCCGCCCTGGTGTTTCAACGGCGTGGTGTTTTCCGGCATGAAAATCTGGGGGTGACCAGTTCCCATCCATTTGGTCTGATCAAAATCAAACGGGGCATTTCCGTGCCGGGCGAGGTGGTGGTGTATCCGGCGCTCTACCCGGTGACCGCCCCGGCTGCGGCTGGTTACGATGCCATGGTCGGCGGTAAACACCAGGGCCGCCGACGCACTGCCTCGGGCGCGCAGTTTGCCGGGGTTCGCCCCATGCAACCCGGCGACCCGCTCAAACAAATCCATTGGAAAAGCAGTGCCAAAGGGTGCGGTTTGATGGTTAAAACCTTTGATGAGGAACTTTCCGGACGGGTGGCCATCGTGTTGGATGGCGGCCATTCGGGCGATGGCAAGGTCATGGATGATTGCGTGCGGGCCGCCGGCTCGCTGATGTTTGCCGCGTTGGATGAAGGGCAACACGTCGAGTGGGTGGATTTGGCCCGGATGGAGCCGGTGCTGGTGCCGCCCTTTGATGACGGACACGACCTGCTCGACGCGTTGGCGCGCTTGGAAATGAAACCGGGAGGCGCCACGGAAGCCAGGCTGTTGGAGGCAGTGGAAGGCGTTTCGAGAAAAAGCGCCTTATGCCTGCTGGCTACCGCAAGCCATGTGGCGTTATGGCAGGTGGCGGAGGAGCTGGCGCGACGCGGTCGCCGGGTATCCGTGTACCTGCCGGCGGGAGTACTGCCACCGGCAACCAGCCAATCGGTCACCGTGTTTGCCTACACGCATAACGAAATCATGCCGGGTATCACCTCGTGA
- the tmk gene encoding dTMP kinase: MSRGLFITFEGTEGGGKSTQIQLLAERLRSAGRTVRTLREPGGTPISEEIRHTLKHSLNNAAMTPEAELLLMNAARAQLVREVIRPALLAGELVLCDRFYDSTTAYQGYGRQLDLTSVREIIDFAVGDTRPDLTLFLHVPMAVSEARRLSRPVEHGRDRFEEADRAFFSRVEQGFLAIAAAEPHRVKVVDAMPAIAVVHEEIWRQVSERLK, translated from the coding sequence ATGAGCCGCGGCCTGTTCATCACTTTTGAGGGCACCGAAGGCGGCGGTAAGAGTACGCAAATCCAATTGCTTGCGGAGCGCCTGCGCAGCGCGGGACGAACGGTGCGGACCTTGCGCGAACCGGGTGGTACGCCCATCAGTGAGGAAATTCGGCATACCCTCAAACACAGCCTGAATAACGCCGCGATGACGCCTGAGGCGGAGTTGCTGCTGATGAACGCGGCCCGCGCCCAACTGGTGCGCGAGGTAATTCGCCCGGCCCTGCTCGCGGGTGAACTGGTTTTGTGCGACCGCTTCTACGACTCGACGACCGCCTACCAAGGTTATGGACGACAACTCGACCTGACCTCCGTGCGGGAGATCATTGATTTTGCGGTGGGCGACACCCGGCCCGATCTCACGTTGTTTCTGCATGTGCCGATGGCGGTCAGCGAGGCGCGCCGGCTCAGTCGGCCAGTCGAACATGGGCGGGATCGGTTCGAGGAAGCGGACCGCGCCTTTTTCAGCCGCGTGGAGCAGGGATTTCTGGCGATCGCGGCGGCGGAGCCGCACCGGGTGAAAGTCGTGGACGCCATGCCGGCCATCGCAGTGGTGCATGAGGAAATCTGGCGGCAGGTGAGCGAACGGCTGAAGTAG
- a CDS encoding DUF1573 domain-containing protein, which produces MKIEISKRDVLYFKPMQRLSFILAIMAIVGLAGVAHAQTPTNALAWDQIHKEVRPEAGATNALCTFYATNITSSEVLITGTRTSCGCTVAQLPTTPYRLGPGSNVAITVTMDIRGKFGIITKTITVDTSVGQIVLILSAKIADPNSPVARMTPELRARNQQMSQQDRQAVFKGDCAVCHVTPTIGKLGGELFNNACGVCHTAEHRASMVPDLRVPKRPAEREYWADWIMHGKTGSLMPGFSQVHGGPLSDEQIFSLVEYMVGPFQSSTAPK; this is translated from the coding sequence ATGAAAATTGAAATCTCAAAACGGGATGTGCTATACTTCAAGCCTATGCAACGGTTAAGTTTTATACTGGCAATCATGGCAATCGTGGGACTCGCCGGCGTGGCGCACGCGCAAACGCCTACCAACGCGCTGGCATGGGACCAGATTCACAAGGAGGTCCGCCCGGAGGCAGGTGCCACGAACGCGCTCTGCACGTTTTACGCCACCAATATCACCAGCTCGGAAGTCCTGATCACCGGCACCCGCACTTCCTGCGGTTGTACTGTCGCGCAACTGCCCACCACTCCGTACCGACTGGGACCCGGCAGTAACGTGGCCATTACGGTGACTATGGATATTCGCGGTAAATTCGGCATCATCACCAAGACGATCACCGTGGATACCAGCGTTGGACAAATCGTCCTGATTTTGTCGGCCAAAATTGCCGACCCTAACTCGCCTGTGGCCCGCATGACTCCCGAGCTGCGCGCGCGCAACCAGCAAATGTCGCAACAGGATCGGCAGGCGGTTTTCAAAGGTGATTGCGCCGTGTGCCATGTCACCCCCACTATAGGTAAGCTGGGTGGTGAACTGTTTAATAACGCTTGCGGGGTATGCCACACTGCCGAACATCGCGCCTCCATGGTGCCTGATTTGCGCGTGCCCAAACGCCCCGCCGAGCGCGAGTACTGGGCCGATTGGATCATGCACGGCAAAACCGGCTCGTTGATGCCGGGCTTCAGCCAGGTGCATGGCGGGCCGTTGAGCGATGAACAGATTTTTTCGCTGGTCGAGTACATGGTGGGGCCGTTCCAATCCAGTACCGCGCCAAAATGA